The genomic DNA TTGGCTTGGAGGCGACCCTCTTCAGCAAACAAGACTGCCCGTCGGACATGGTTTTTCAACTCACGAATATTTCCCGGCCATTTGTAGCGGCAGACGGCATCGAAGAAGTCTCGCTCGACAAGATTGATTTCAATGTCATGCTCCTGACAGCATTCTGAGACAAACTGCATCGCGAGCGGGACAATGTCGACCACACGGTCACGCAGCGGGAATAATCTGAACTCCAGCACACTGAGACGATAGTAGAGATCCGATCGGAAACCGGAGGATTCGGTCAGGTCTTCCAGGTTGATGTTCGAAGCGGTAATGAGTCTGGCTTCGGAGATCATTTGCTCTGTTGAGCCGACCATCTCATATTCACCGGTCTCAATGACTTTGAGAAGCTTCGCCTGTTGCTTCACGTCGAGGACGTCAATTTCGTCCAGCAGTAACGTTCCCTTGCCCGCTGCCTGAAATCGGCCAATTTTATTTCTATCCGCACCGGTGAACGATCCTTTAACGTGACCGAAGAGTTCACTTTCAATGAGATCTCCGGGGAGAGCTCCACATGCGAGGTGTTGAAATGGTTGCTCACGTCGTGTTGAGCGTTCATGGATGATCCGGGCCAGAGTTGTTTTTCCTGTCCCCGTCTCGCCGATGATCAGAATCGTGACATTGCGGTGAGCGATCCGTTTCAGGTCTTGTAGTACTTCATAGAATGATGGCTCACGAGTTTTGAGCGCAGTCTCTCCGCCTTCGAGCGTGTGCAGCTTAGGAATCGACTGAACCTTCTGGCTATTGAGAAGTTCTCGCAAGGAGTTCTCGTCAGCAATTCCGTTCAGGTACCTCCCACAGGGGTTTAGTCTTCGATCATTTGTATACTCAAGATGGCAAGCCGAAATTAAAAAGAGTTCAGAGGCACAGCCGACTGGAAACGCCGTGCTTCCGACGGTGATCACATTAAGTTTAGGGACAGCTCGATTCGCGATTGCTTTGATGAGAGCAACAGTTTCTGAGTCGACTTCATTCGCCCTGACGTCAATGAAAATTGTGCCCACACCACCCGATTGAAGAGCAACGAGAGCCTCTTCAGCATGATCGAAAAACTTTAAAGAGATGTCGGTCTCACAAACCTCCTTTTGTAAGTCGTTGTAGAGTTGGCAATCTTTGGTAAATGCAATTCCGCTTCGCATCGAATGACTCCGCAAGTGTGACATCAACTATCCTTCATAGCCCGAATTGAATGGCGGATGGCAATCTCGAACTCGGCAGACGGTTCGGAATTGACCGAAAATCTAGTTGCCACTCAAAGTGTGGTGCTCAATTGAAGATTCGACATGATCGATGAAGGGTGTTGAGCATCGTTGACGTGTTTACACTCAGAAGTGAATTGTTGTTGCCCACTGTCCGCACAATGTAACCACCCGTTTACGGACGGGGTGATGGCTGTTCTGTCTAGTGTTTTTATGCGGTTTCAACGACTGGTAGCGGTCGGGTGGGTAATGCGGCGCAAATGCCAAATAATGGGTGGGAAATCCAAGGAATGCCTCATGTTCAGCACGATGAGGTGAGGTGGGGAGGTTTGAGTCTTTATGACTTTGAGAAAGGTTTGCTGCCGATTTCAGGATGCTGACTCAAAAGCTCTCGAGCTGAGCAAACTTGATTTCGACCAGAATTTTTTGCCTGATACAGTGCGACATCAGAGAGCTGAATCAACTCCGAAGGTTGTAGTTCGACTCCACGAAAAGCTGCGACGCCGAAGGATGCTGTGACTGAGAGACTGGTCCTTGCGGTTTGAATCTTTTGATCTGCGATGGCCTCACGGATTTGGTTAGCAATACGTACGGCTCCCTGTTCACCGATGTTCGGCAAAATCAGCGCGAACTCTTCCCCACCGTACCTTGCAGCGATGGCATGATCGGTCACTCGAAGCTCATTGGTGGTTTGTGCCAGGATGTTTGCGACTTGCTGTAGGACAACATCGCCGGTTGGGTGCCCGAACTGATCGTTGACGGCCTTAAAGTGGTCAATGTCAACCAGGACCAGGCTGAGCGGTTCGTTCGCATGATTTGCGTGCTGCATGAGACGGTCGAGTTCAAGGTCGAAGGTCCGTCGATTGGCGAGGTGAGTCAGGGGGTCTCGCCGCGCCTGGTCCATGATTTCGGTACGTGTGAGTTCTTTGTTCAGAGTTTGAATCAAGAACGTCGATGCCCATTCGATCAGTCGGGCATCTTCATCTGAAGGCATGGTCGAGTCAGAGTGCGTCAGGAACAGAAGACCGATCGATTCCTGCTCGTGGCGAACAGGGATCAGTAACCCGCATCGGAATGGGATTTCTTTATCGCATTCCAGGATCGATTCCGGAGTGATGATTAAAGGTTGGTCAAAGGCAGGGTCAGTCGATTGAAGATATTTTTGTTCGGATTCATTCCAAGATTCTTGAGACGTTTGACCCTGTAGAATTCCGCCGCTTGCGAAATGGGAGAGTTCCTCGACCTTCAACGAATCTGTTTCACTCAAGTACAGGCTCGCGAATTCGTAGCCGGATAAACAAGCGAGCTTATTCAAAAACCCTTCCATCATTTCTGTTGGTGATTGAAATTCGACATCGAGTAGAGACCGAATTTCAAGCATCTCGCGGGCGATGAGATCTTCCAGGTTTTCATCGAGAGAGGCATCCGCAGTGGTGAGAGTGCGTGATGTGTTCTTGACGAAGCCGGTGAGTTCCGACAAGCGTTCAAGGTCAATACGTTCAGTTGCGAAACAGGGCAACTGAGAAACAATCAGAATCAGTCTCTCTGGCGAATCGTGGGCGCAGCGGAAGAGATGGAGTTTTTCAATATGTTCTGGAAGTTCCTGAAACCGATTTTGTTGCGAGCTTCTCTCAATGCAGAAATAGTTTAAATGTTCAGGGAAACAGGCGACAACATCCGGCGACTGTTGCGAATGGTCAGTTGCTTCAAGAGTGTCGCCGTTTAAGACCAGCCAAGCCAAACAGGCTTCTGGGTTCTCGCACGAACTCTTCCAGAGGTTCAGGAAATGAATCTCTGATCTGTGTTGGAGTTGAGCCAGCTTCAGCCAGTCCACTTCGAACTCAAACTTCTCGCACTTTTTTCTCGACTTCTTCGACGTCTGCTGAACTTCAGCCAATTCCTTGAGAAGTTGATTGGACTGGTCTTGCAGGTAGCGAAATCTTGACCACAAGAGAAGCCCTGAGACGAAACTTCCTGCAACCATCAGCCCGATCAGATTGAGCGCATCTGTCTGTAATGTCACCACCGCGTCAGTCCTGTTTGCGATTGAGTATGAACTTGCGTTGCTTGCCCACGTCAATTTCTTTTCGCTCTTCGGCAAATCGACGAAACAGATTCGTTTTTTCCTTCTCCGTGGAGCATGCCGTTCTTTGCTGAATTGCTCATCTCCACGAGACAGAACATGAAGCTCTGTTTCACAATTCTCGAGAAGTCAAATTAAGAAATCGAACTCACACGATGCTAGAGAGTCCGTAGGACGAAATGCGAGGTGATAATGCTGAAACTCTCTTTTTTTCATGTTGCACGCGGACAACAGACCGAGAAGATTGTTACAATCGTCTCACATCAATAGCGAACAATTTGGGTGAGTCAGTCAAGATGACGGAACAACAGTCGCAAAACACTTTTCCAACTGTTTTAGTGAGTACAATTCTGCTCTCCGTCGGAATTGCAGTTCTCGAGACACTAATCCATCGGTGGGGAACATTCGGCGAGGTTGGGATCTCCTTCGGGTTGCTCTACGTTGCTGTTCTTGTCTTGGCATTCTCTTCTCCCCAGAAACGCATCATCCTCGTGGTGGCAGCCATTGTCACCCTGCTCTGTCTGTTTGGATATGCCATTCGACCTCACGACTGGGGAACAAAAGAGCTCGGTCAGATTGCGAATACCGTACTGACAATTTTCGTGATTTGGACAACTGCGATACTTGGTTACCAGAGAAAGGTTTGTGAAGAACAATTGCGGGCAGCAAATGTCAAACTTGATCATCGTATTCAAGAACGGACCAATGAGCTGCAGGTTGCATTTGACGATTTGCAGCGTGAAGTCGAATGCCGCGAAAAAACTCAGGCAGCTTTTGAAAACGAAAAGATGCTTGTTGATGAATTGATGTCTGTCATCCCGGATAACATTTACTTCAAGGATGATAAAGGTCTCTACATACGCATCAATCAGGCAAAAGCATCTCGTTCCGGGCTCAGTTCTCCCGACGAAGCGATTGGGAAATCGGACTTCGACTACTTCCCCAGAGAACACGCTTTGAAGGCTCAAGAAGCTGAGAAGAAGATCCTTGAGTCTGGAAATGGTCTCATTGATGTCGAAGAACGATTGGTTTGGCCTGACGGGAGGGTGACGTGGGTTTCGGCAACGAAGATGCCACTACGAAAACCTGACGGAACAATCATTGGGACGATGGGGATTTCTCGTGACATCACACATCATCACGAGATTGCCACTCAACTGGAACACGAGCGAGATCGATTGAGAACTCTGATCGATCACCTGCCCGACTTTGTCTTCATTAAAGATAAAGAAGGGAACTTCGTGACTGTCAACCGGGCGTTGACCAGTATGTACGGAAAAAAGAGCGAGCAGGAACTCGTTGGAAAAAATGACTTTGAGTTTTCGCCACGTGAACTTGCTCAAGCGTATCGTGATGACGATTTGCAAGTAATGAAAACTCGCAAGCCATTGATCAATCGCGAAGAAGAAAACCTACTGGCAGATGGGTCGCGAAGATGGTTGCTGACGACCAAAGTCGCATTGACGAATCATCGAAACGAAGTCGTCGGACTTGTCGGAATTGCTCGGGACATCACAAAGCGGAAGAAAGCTGAGCAAGAATTGCAGTCTGCCAAAGAGGCTGCGGAAGTGGCGAACCGTGCGAAGAGTGAATTCCTGGCAAATATGAGTCATGAAATTCGTACGCCAATGAATGCCATCATTGGAATGTCAGAATTAGTCCTGGACACCGAGCTGACTGCTCAACAACGTGATTACCTGGAAACCGTACTCAACTCAGCCGAATCTTTGCTTGGGATTATTAACGATATTCTCGATTTCTCGAAGATTGAGTCAGGACGATTTGAATTGGAATCGTATCCGATCGACTTGCGCGAATGGCTGGGGGATTCTGTGAAACCGTTGGCTTTACGTGCTCATTCAAAACAGCTCGAACTCGCCTATCACATCTCTCCTGAAGTCCCTCCATACGTCCGTGGCGATGCCCTGCGGTTGCGGCAGGTGATCGTCAACTTACTTGGGAATGCCATTAAGTTTACTCACAAGGGCGAAGTCATTCTGGACGTTTCAGTTGAAGAGGATTCCGAAAACCAGATTCGTCTTCACTTTCGAGTTTCAGACACTGGAGTCGGGATGACGCCAGAAACGCAAGCCCGTGTTTTCAATGCTTTTGAACAAGCCGATATGTCGACGACGAGAGAGTTTGGAGGAACTGGTTTAGGGCTGACCATTTCTTCTCGGCTGGTGAACTTAATGGGCGGGAAAATTTGGATCGAAAGCAAACTCGGAAAAGGTTCAACATTTCACTTTTCTGCACTCTTTGAGCATGCGACAAGAGATGAAGTTCCAAAGTCCCTACGCGAATCGGCCTCGCTGGAAGGGCTTCATGTCTTGATTGTGGACGACAATAAAACCAATCGTCAGATCTTGAATGAAATGTGTACGAACTGGCGCATGGACCCCGTTGCGGTTGAAAACGTTTCGCTGGCGGTACAGCAGTTGAAGGAAGCGTTCAACAACGGAACTCCGTTTGATTTGGTGATTACCGATGCGAGTATGCCCGATGTTGATGGATTCACGTTGGCGGAAAAGATTAAAGACGACGAACATCTCGGCAGTACGATTGTCATGATGCTGACCTCGCTCGACCGAGCTGAGGATATCCGGCGGTGTGAAGAGTTGTCGATCAAATCATACTTAACGAAGCCGATTAAGCAGTCGGATCTGTTTGATGCCATCATGGCAGCCGTCGATATCGACGTCTCCTCAATCGTCGATTCGGATGCAAGTACGGAGGAGGCGATTCCGAGAACTCGGCCTCTGAAAATTCTCCTCGCTGAAGACAGTCTGGCAAATCAGAAGCTCGCAGTCGGACTCCTTTCAAAATGGAACCATTCCGTTACGGTTGCAAACAATGGTCGTGAAGCTGTTGATGCGATTCAAAGTGACACGTTTGACATCGTTCTGATGGACGTTCAGATGCCAGAACTGGACGGACTCGGAGCAACAAAAGAGATTCGGGCGCTTCAAGCAGAAAATAGATTGCCGAAGTTCCCAATTGTTGCGATGACCGCTCATGCCATGAAGGGAGACCGTGAGCGTTGCATCGAATCGGGGATGGACGAGTACGTCTCGAAGCCAGTTCGTCCTTTGGAACTCGCGACAGTGATTGCAAAATTCTTCAATCGTCTCCCGGTGGATGA from Thalassoglobus polymorphus includes the following:
- a CDS encoding sigma 54-interacting transcriptional regulator, which gives rise to MRSGIAFTKDCQLYNDLQKEVCETDISLKFFDHAEEALVALQSGGVGTIFIDVRANEVDSETVALIKAIANRAVPKLNVITVGSTAFPVGCASELFLISACHLEYTNDRRLNPCGRYLNGIADENSLRELLNSQKVQSIPKLHTLEGGETALKTREPSFYEVLQDLKRIAHRNVTILIIGETGTGKTTLARIIHERSTRREQPFQHLACGALPGDLIESELFGHVKGSFTGADRNKIGRFQAAGKGTLLLDEIDVLDVKQQAKLLKVIETGEYEMVGSTEQMISEARLITASNINLEDLTESSGFRSDLYYRLSVLEFRLFPLRDRVVDIVPLAMQFVSECCQEHDIEINLVERDFFDAVCRYKWPGNIRELKNHVRRAVLFAEEGRLQAKDLSSKITQFQFSNMEPFTDLDEKKSLATQVAKNERELLIQALQVNGNNRTQTAKSLGISRVGLYKKLRRHGLIEKDASDLRKAS
- a CDS encoding GGDEF domain-containing protein; amino-acid sequence: MVTLQTDALNLIGLMVAGSFVSGLLLWSRFRYLQDQSNQLLKELAEVQQTSKKSRKKCEKFEFEVDWLKLAQLQHRSEIHFLNLWKSSCENPEACLAWLVLNGDTLEATDHSQQSPDVVACFPEHLNYFCIERSSQQNRFQELPEHIEKLHLFRCAHDSPERLILIVSQLPCFATERIDLERLSELTGFVKNTSRTLTTADASLDENLEDLIAREMLEIRSLLDVEFQSPTEMMEGFLNKLACLSGYEFASLYLSETDSLKVEELSHFASGGILQGQTSQESWNESEQKYLQSTDPAFDQPLIITPESILECDKEIPFRCGLLIPVRHEQESIGLLFLTHSDSTMPSDEDARLIEWASTFLIQTLNKELTRTEIMDQARRDPLTHLANRRTFDLELDRLMQHANHANEPLSLVLVDIDHFKAVNDQFGHPTGDVVLQQVANILAQTTNELRVTDHAIAARYGGEEFALILPNIGEQGAVRIANQIREAIADQKIQTARTSLSVTASFGVAAFRGVELQPSELIQLSDVALYQAKNSGRNQVCSARELLSQHPEIGSKPFSKS
- a CDS encoding PAS domain-containing hybrid sensor histidine kinase/response regulator yields the protein MTEQQSQNTFPTVLVSTILLSVGIAVLETLIHRWGTFGEVGISFGLLYVAVLVLAFSSPQKRIILVVAAIVTLLCLFGYAIRPHDWGTKELGQIANTVLTIFVIWTTAILGYQRKVCEEQLRAANVKLDHRIQERTNELQVAFDDLQREVECREKTQAAFENEKMLVDELMSVIPDNIYFKDDKGLYIRINQAKASRSGLSSPDEAIGKSDFDYFPREHALKAQEAEKKILESGNGLIDVEERLVWPDGRVTWVSATKMPLRKPDGTIIGTMGISRDITHHHEIATQLEHERDRLRTLIDHLPDFVFIKDKEGNFVTVNRALTSMYGKKSEQELVGKNDFEFSPRELAQAYRDDDLQVMKTRKPLINREEENLLADGSRRWLLTTKVALTNHRNEVVGLVGIARDITKRKKAEQELQSAKEAAEVANRAKSEFLANMSHEIRTPMNAIIGMSELVLDTELTAQQRDYLETVLNSAESLLGIINDILDFSKIESGRFELESYPIDLREWLGDSVKPLALRAHSKQLELAYHISPEVPPYVRGDALRLRQVIVNLLGNAIKFTHKGEVILDVSVEEDSENQIRLHFRVSDTGVGMTPETQARVFNAFEQADMSTTREFGGTGLGLTISSRLVNLMGGKIWIESKLGKGSTFHFSALFEHATRDEVPKSLRESASLEGLHVLIVDDNKTNRQILNEMCTNWRMDPVAVENVSLAVQQLKEAFNNGTPFDLVITDASMPDVDGFTLAEKIKDDEHLGSTIVMMLTSLDRAEDIRRCEELSIKSYLTKPIKQSDLFDAIMAAVDIDVSSIVDSDASTEEAIPRTRPLKILLAEDSLANQKLAVGLLSKWNHSVTVANNGREAVDAIQSDTFDIVLMDVQMPELDGLGATKEIRALQAENRLPKFPIVAMTAHAMKGDRERCIESGMDEYVSKPVRPLELATVIAKFFNRLPVDEASTSEKPASSPANNSEEQNVLDWDVLLKNTYQDEELAFDVADAFLIESPGIFQKLETAITEKDQSIANRYAHTLKGSLRTLGAPSSELAAQLESLTHEEKWDESEAIYQEFAQIFPRVVEEVKRHLQQKK